The segment GGATCCTGAATACCGTCTAAAGCCAAAACAAGCTCTTTAAGCGGAGACACTTCTTCAATATGCCAATCAGGCATATTGAAAACAGCTAAAACATCTTGTGGATTCTTCAGGAAACTGGCTTTAGCCACATCATCCTCATCTGCAACAATTAGTTCTTCAGCAGAAATATCTCCTTGCGTCGCCATCCAACAAGGCTTGGCCAATAGCAACTTACAGGAGAAATAAGGAAGCATATCTGCCACCAGCTTATTTCCTTCTGCAACAAAAACACCTTCTGAAATCCGATTTTTCTTTAATTCCAGAGAATGAATATATTTTATTTTGTTTTTACTTAGCATATTCTATATTTTAGATTCGCAAAAATAGAGAAATATTCTGCAAATTCAACTATTTTTGTAGTTCAAAACAAATTTGAATGAAGGAGTTCCTGCGATATATATTGTATACATTGACAAGTATACTTGTATTAAACGGATGTAGTTCAACCAAATTCGTTCCGGATAATCAATATCTATTGGACAAAGTCGAAATTATTTCAGACAATCAACAATTTAAACCAGCCGATCTGAAAGAATATCTGCAACAACGTCCCAATTTCAAAGTATTCGGATTAATGAAATGGCAGCTATATCTGTATAACTGGTCTGGAAAGAACGAAAACAACTGGTTCAATAAACAGTTTCGCCGTATGGGAGAAGCTCCTGTTCTTATGGATACAACACTGATTACTCTATCAGAAAAAGAGCTTCACCTATTCCTCGTCAATAAAGGATACATCAATGCCCAGGTTACTCATTCCATTGATACAAGCAAGTACAAAAAAGCAACTGTGACTTATACAATCAAATCAAATGAGCCCTACCGTATACGAGATTACCAAATGCGGCTCAACGACCCAGCAATAGACAGCATTGCACGTATCAAACCGCGAAAACATTCATGGCTTTCAACAGCCTTTCATTCATCTTCTGATGAATATACATCTTTGATACAAGATAGTATTTTATTTGATCGTGACATATTGGACCAAGAGCGGGAACGAATTACTAAATTACTTCGCTATAGGGGTTATTATGGTTTCAATAAAGAATATCTGACTTATTTGGCAGACAGTTCTTTCCGGAAAAATGTAGTAGACCTTGAAATGTATCTGAAACCATACCGTAAATTATTACCTGATGGAAACATTCAAGAAATGCCTCATCGGCCTTATTATTTAAATAAAATTACGATTTTATCGGATTATGATCCTTTAAAACCGGAAAAAGAAAATGCTCTTCAACTCACAGATACCTTGTATCAGAATCATATTGAAATTATATATGGGGAAAATGGTCGGTTTATCAGACCATCTGTACTGGCTCGCTCTGTCTATCTCGCTCCTGGCAGACTATACAATGAACGCTCTGTTGAACAGACCTATTCTTCTTTTGCCCGTTTGCGAGCTTTAAAAAACATAAATTTGCGCTTTCAGGAATTTGAGGAAAATGATTCTTTGAAATTGAATTGCACCATTCTTACATCTCCGAGTAAACTACAGGGTTTCGGAGTTGATTTAGAAGGGACAAACTCTGCCGGTGACCTTGGATTTGCGTCAAGTATCAATTACCAACATCGAAATTTATTTAAAGGTTCGGAAGCCTTTACCGCTAAAATCAGAGGGGCTTATGAAAATTTAGGGTCATCATCAGATAATAGTGTAGGAAATTATTGGGAAATAGGGGCAGAAACCGGACTTACATTCCCCCATTTCTTATTTCCTTTCTTAAGTGACAGAATAGCCAGACGTTTAAGAGCAACAACAGAATTCAAAGTAAGCTACAGTTTCCAAACTCGTCCAGAGTATCAACGCGCGATTTTGTCTGGTGGATGGAATTATATTTGGCAAGACCGGTTCAATACCCAGGCGAAACATGTATTCAAATTGATCGATATTGACTATGTGCATTTGCCTAAAATGGATCGAGCGTTTGCTGACAGTTTGCCTGAATCAACCCGATTATATAACTTTACGGATCAATTTGTATTAGGGACTGGCTATACATACTCTTTTAGCAACTATGTACCACAAAATAAATTAAGGAATACACATTCTTTTCGCTTTTCCTTTGAAATGGCTGGCAACTTACTATATGGTATTTCAAAGCTCACTCATCAAGGGAAGAATTCGGATGGTATGTATGAATTGTTCGGCATCCCATATTCTCAATTCACAAAAGTAGATTTTGATTTTAGCAAAAGCATGGCAATCGACGCCCGCAATAAAGTAGCTTATCATATTGGTGTGGGTGTGGGTTATCCATATGGTAATACAAGAAAACTCCCCTTTGAGCGTAGTTATTTCTCAGGAGGAGCCAATAGTGTCCGTGGTTGGTCCGTCCGTTCACTTGGCCCGGGTAGCATGGGTATGGAATATGCAGGAACATTTGCCGATCAAATCGGAGATATTCGCTTGGATTTGAATTTGGAATACCGAACTAAATTATTCTGGAAATTCGAACTCGCAGCCTATGTGGATGCCGGTAATATATGGTTATTCCATAACGATCCGGACCATCCAAACGGGAATTTTGACTTTTCCCGATTTTATAAGGAAATCGCTGTATCCTACGGATTAGGCTTACGTCTCGATTTTGATTTCTTCTTACTACGCTTCGATACGGGAATGAAAGCTTATGATCCTCAACAAAGAGGAAGCGATCGGTGGGCAATCAAAAATCCGAACTTCCATGTGTCCGACGGAAACTTTGCATGGCATTTTGCTGTCGGCTATCCATTCTAATAACCAACTCGGTGTGATTTCAAAATGTCTTCAGCTCTTGGTAAAGACGCTGCACAGGTAAGCCCATGATATTATAGAAACTTCCAGAAATACTTTCAACCCCGACATAACCAATCCATTCCTGTATTCCATAAGCCCCAGCTTTATCAAAAGGTTTATATTTGTCAACGTAATAAATAATCTCTTCATCATTTAAAGAGGCAAAACGGACAGATGAAATAACTGAAAAAGTCAGTTGCTTTTTCATTGTTGTCAAACAAACACCTGTCACCACATGATGTTCATGTCCAGATAAACTACGTAATATTTGAATCGCTTCTGCCCTATTTTTTGGTTTTCCTATTACAGCATTTCCATTCCAAACAATCGTATCAGCAGTAATCAAAAGCATAGTATCATCCAATGATGATAAATAAGCTTCAGCCTTTTGTTTAGACAGAAAAACTGGTATTTCCTGAGGGTCTAATGTCTCCGGATAATTTTCTTCCAGTCCAGGAATCACTTTTACATTAAATTTAATATCCAATCCAGATAAGAGCTCTTTTCTCCGTGGAGAATTAGAGCCCAAAATGATTTTATATTTTGATAAGTTCTCCAACATGCCTTTCTCTACTTGTCTTTGTAAATAATCCAAAACTATATAAATTACCACCCAAATGCTTCTCCTTGCATCCAGCGTCCCTGAGCTTTCATCGTTTGTTCGATCAAATCACGGGCTATCCCGTCGCCACCATTTTTCTGACAAATATATTTTGCTATCTTCTTAATCTCAGGCGCTGCATCTGCAGGTGCTACAGGAAGTCCTACTTTACACATTACTTCATAATCAGGAATATCATCTCCACAATATGCAACTTCTTCCGGCTTTAGCCCTGTTTTCTGCAAGAAATCGTAATAATCGTGTATCTTAACTGCACTGCGCATGTAAATATAACGAACTCCTAAACGCTCAAAACGAATACGCACAGCTTCCGTATATCCACCAGTGATAATAGCCACGTCATATCCCATTTTTACAGCTAGTTGCAAGGCATAGCCATCTTTTATATTTACAGTTCTCATCGGATCACCATCAGGTGACAAGGGAATGACTTCACGCGACAACACACCATCTACATCAAATACAAAAGCTTTTATCTTTCTCAAATCATAATTGATTGTACTCATATCATTGTTGTTTATTATGGATACTCTGACTTAATAAACGATACAAAGTCTGCACCGCAGAATCATCAGCCAACATAGCCAAATGCTTATTAATGATGTTTTCATCATATCGAATAGCAGGTCCCG is part of the Parabacteroides sp. AD58 genome and harbors:
- a CDS encoding BamA/TamA family outer membrane protein: MKEFLRYILYTLTSILVLNGCSSTKFVPDNQYLLDKVEIISDNQQFKPADLKEYLQQRPNFKVFGLMKWQLYLYNWSGKNENNWFNKQFRRMGEAPVLMDTTLITLSEKELHLFLVNKGYINAQVTHSIDTSKYKKATVTYTIKSNEPYRIRDYQMRLNDPAIDSIARIKPRKHSWLSTAFHSSSDEYTSLIQDSILFDRDILDQERERITKLLRYRGYYGFNKEYLTYLADSSFRKNVVDLEMYLKPYRKLLPDGNIQEMPHRPYYLNKITILSDYDPLKPEKENALQLTDTLYQNHIEIIYGENGRFIRPSVLARSVYLAPGRLYNERSVEQTYSSFARLRALKNINLRFQEFEENDSLKLNCTILTSPSKLQGFGVDLEGTNSAGDLGFASSINYQHRNLFKGSEAFTAKIRGAYENLGSSSDNSVGNYWEIGAETGLTFPHFLFPFLSDRIARRLRATTEFKVSYSFQTRPEYQRAILSGGWNYIWQDRFNTQAKHVFKLIDIDYVHLPKMDRAFADSLPESTRLYNFTDQFVLGTGYTYSFSNYVPQNKLRNTHSFRFSFEMAGNLLYGISKLTHQGKNSDGMYELFGIPYSQFTKVDFDFSKSMAIDARNKVAYHIGVGVGYPYGNTRKLPFERSYFSGGANSVRGWSVRSLGPGSMGMEYAGTFADQIGDIRLDLNLEYRTKLFWKFELAAYVDAGNIWLFHNDPDHPNGNFDFSRFYKEIAVSYGLGLRLDFDFFLLRFDTGMKAYDPQQRGSDRWAIKNPNFHVSDGNFAWHFAVGYPF
- a CDS encoding Maf-like protein; this encodes MLENLSKYKIILGSNSPRRKELLSGLDIKFNVKVIPGLEENYPETLDPQEIPVFLSKQKAEAYLSSLDDTMLLITADTIVWNGNAVIGKPKNRAEAIQILRSLSGHEHHVVTGVCLTTMKKQLTFSVISSVRFASLNDEEIIYYVDKYKPFDKAGAYGIQEWIGYVGVESISGSFYNIMGLPVQRLYQELKTF
- a CDS encoding KdsC family phosphatase, translating into MSTINYDLRKIKAFVFDVDGVLSREVIPLSPDGDPMRTVNIKDGYALQLAVKMGYDVAIITGGYTEAVRIRFERLGVRYIYMRSAVKIHDYYDFLQKTGLKPEEVAYCGDDIPDYEVMCKVGLPVAPADAAPEIKKIAKYICQKNGGDGIARDLIEQTMKAQGRWMQGEAFGW